Below is a genomic region from Medicago truncatula cultivar Jemalong A17 chromosome 3, MtrunA17r5.0-ANR, whole genome shotgun sequence.
ACTTCCTCCTGATGGTGTCACTGGTGAAATTGTTTTTAAGGTGTTGGCGAGGAGTAGCAGCTCCAAAAGAGGGTTTACTGATGATGACATTGTGGGGTTGGTTACTAAACTTGGTGAACATGGAGTTTTCCCTGATATGTTTCAGCTTATGGATTTCATATCCGTACTGTGTTATAAGCGGAAGAATTGTGTAGCTTGGGAGCTTTTACGTGCTGTGAAGAAATTAGGTGGTACAGTTGAAGCTACATCTTGCAATGTCTTGTTGAGAGGGTTGGGAAGTCAAAACGATATTCGGAGCATGTATAAATTGTTGGCAGAAATGGATGAAATGGAAATAAGGCCCAATGTCTTAACGTTTGACATTCTTATTGATCATTTGTGCAAGGCTAGGAGGACCGATGAGGCATTGGGGGTGTTCGATAAATTGAGAGGTAAAGCAGAAAGAAATTGGGTTGGTGTTGAACCTCATGTCATCTTGTATAACACTTTGGTTAAGGGACTTTGCAAAGCTGGGAGGGAAGAAGATTGTTGAGTTTGTTGGAAGAGATGAAAGTTGAG
It encodes:
- the LOC25489735 gene encoding pentatricopeptide repeat-containing protein At3g61520, mitochondrial-like; the encoded protein is MLRLLSSSSAALRRRTFALPFLHQQTPTHISTNDSNLKFISSHSQRQSLTNAPPPMSDESLILFNRFLPSLKSTESYNSVLARSSSSKRGFTDDDIVGLVTKLGEHGVFPDMFQLMDFISVLCYKRKNCVAWELLRAVKKLGGTVEATSCNVLLRGLGSQNDIRSMYKLLAEMDEMEIRPNVLTFDILIDHLCKARRTDEALGVFDKLRGKAERNWVGVEPHVILYNTLVKGLCKAGREEDC